In one window of Kitasatospora sp. MMS16-BH015 DNA:
- the pdhA gene encoding pyruvate dehydrogenase (acetyl-transferring) E1 component subunit alpha, protein MTVLDHRHPATVPGWLPGATAPRTDPAPLLPDSSPLRVLGTEAQTKTDPALLRELYRRLVVGRRYNQQATTLTKQGRLAVYPASTGQEACEVAAALALRPQDWLFPSYRDTLAVVSRGVDPLEALTLLRGSAHTGYDPKATRTAPLSTPLATQAPHAVGLAHAARLAGDQTVALAMLGDGGTSEGDFHEALNFAAVLNAPVVFLVQNNGYAISVPLTQQSAAPSLAHKAVGYGMPGRLVDGNDAAAMHAVLSEAVERARAGGGPTLIEALTYRIEAHTNADDATRYREEAEVTAWREHDPILLMERHLRPAGVLDDELVREAAEEAEALAARMRAEFHAEPELDPMSLFTHVYAEMTPQLREQSAQLAAELAAEAEVEAR, encoded by the coding sequence ATGACCGTCCTCGACCACAGGCACCCGGCCACCGTGCCGGGCTGGCTCCCTGGAGCGACCGCCCCGCGGACCGACCCGGCTCCCCTGCTGCCGGACTCCTCGCCGCTCCGCGTTCTCGGCACCGAGGCCCAGACCAAGACCGACCCCGCCCTGCTGCGCGAGCTCTACCGCCGCCTGGTGGTCGGCCGCCGCTACAACCAGCAGGCCACCACCCTCACCAAGCAGGGCCGGCTGGCGGTCTACCCCGCCTCCACCGGCCAGGAGGCCTGTGAGGTGGCCGCCGCGCTGGCGCTGCGCCCGCAGGACTGGCTGTTCCCCAGCTACCGCGACACCCTCGCGGTGGTCTCCCGGGGCGTCGACCCGCTGGAGGCGCTCACCCTGCTGCGCGGCAGCGCGCACACCGGCTACGACCCCAAGGCCACCCGGACGGCCCCGCTGAGCACCCCGCTCGCCACCCAGGCCCCGCACGCCGTGGGCCTGGCCCACGCGGCCCGGCTGGCCGGCGACCAGACCGTCGCGCTCGCCATGCTCGGCGACGGCGGCACCAGCGAGGGCGACTTCCACGAGGCGCTGAACTTCGCCGCCGTGCTCAACGCGCCGGTGGTCTTCCTGGTGCAGAACAACGGCTACGCCATCTCGGTGCCGCTCACCCAGCAGTCGGCGGCGCCCAGCCTGGCCCACAAGGCCGTCGGCTACGGCATGCCCGGCCGGCTGGTGGACGGCAACGACGCGGCGGCCATGCACGCGGTGCTCAGCGAGGCCGTCGAGCGGGCCCGCGCCGGCGGCGGCCCGACCCTGATCGAGGCGCTCACCTACCGGATCGAGGCGCACACCAACGCCGACGACGCCACCCGGTACCGCGAGGAGGCCGAGGTCACCGCCTGGCGCGAGCACGACCCGATCCTGCTGATGGAGCGCCACCTGCGCCCGGCCGGCGTGCTCGACGACGAGCTCGTCCGGGAGGCCGCCGAGGAGGCCGAGGCGCTGGCCGCCCGGATGCGCGCCGAGTTCCACGCCGAACCCGAATTGGACCCGATGTCGCTCTTCACCCACGTATACGCCGAGATGACCCCGCAACTGCGCGAGCAGTCGGCCCAGTTGGCGGCGGAGCTGGCGGCCGAGGCCGAGGTGGAAGCCCGATGA
- a CDS encoding NUDIX domain-containing protein translates to MTGPVRPVVKRTARAILLEVDPDDPHAPASLVLIKRTRPGARPYWITPGGGVEPEDKSVLAALHREVDEELGGRVEGVVHAFVDTVAHSHHEDGTPAHPHGVKVQHFFVCRLAAMDPSRRHGPEVDEPQGEYEIVRLPFTREGVTSVNVVPPSLRAYLAANIEGIRATLAADLD, encoded by the coding sequence ATGACCGGCCCGGTCCGTCCCGTGGTGAAGCGCACTGCCCGGGCGATCCTGCTGGAGGTGGACCCGGACGACCCGCACGCCCCCGCCTCCCTGGTGCTGATCAAGCGCACCCGCCCGGGCGCCCGGCCGTACTGGATCACTCCCGGCGGCGGGGTCGAGCCCGAGGACAAGTCGGTGCTCGCCGCGCTGCACCGCGAGGTGGACGAGGAGCTCGGCGGCCGGGTCGAGGGGGTCGTGCACGCCTTCGTCGACACCGTCGCCCACTCCCACCACGAGGACGGCACGCCGGCCCACCCGCACGGCGTCAAGGTGCAGCACTTCTTCGTCTGCCGCCTCGCCGCGATGGACCCGAGCCGTCGGCACGGCCCCGAGGTGGACGAGCCCCAGGGCGAGTACGAGATCGTCCGGCTGCCCTTCACCCGCGAGGGCGTCACCTCGGTCAACGTCGTCCCCCCGTCGCTCCGCGCCTACCTGGCCGCCAACATCGAGGGCATCCGCGCGACCCTCGCCGCCGACCTCGACTGA
- a CDS encoding phage holin family protein encodes MKSFVIKTLINAAAIWVAAWIVDGITLSGGDWQHKTITVIAVALVFGVVNWLIKPVVKLFSLPLFILTLGLVTFLINALMLWLTSWASDKLSLDFHVQGFWAALFGSLIISLVSWGLHLAFDDKD; translated from the coding sequence ATGAAGAGTTTCGTCATCAAAACGCTCATCAACGCGGCGGCCATCTGGGTGGCGGCCTGGATCGTCGACGGGATCACCCTCTCCGGGGGCGACTGGCAGCACAAGACGATCACCGTGATCGCCGTCGCCCTGGTCTTCGGGGTGGTGAACTGGCTGATCAAGCCGGTGGTGAAGCTGTTCTCGCTACCCCTGTTCATCCTGACCCTCGGCCTGGTCACCTTCCTCATCAACGCCCTGATGCTGTGGCTGACTTCCTGGGCCTCGGACAAGCTCAGCCTGGACTTCCACGTCCAGGGCTTCTGGGCGGCGCTGTTCGGCTCGCTGATCATCAGCCTGGTCTCCTGGGGCCTGCACCTGGCCTTCGACGACAAGGACTGA
- a CDS encoding SsgA family sporulation/cell division regulator encodes MHSTVQGQVVMHLVVSNELSFRLLVDLEYDPADPFAVRVTFHLPGDAPVAWVFARELLLDGISRPTGEGDVHVRPVGGELADVLIVLRSPEGEARLRSAAPPLIAFLTRTDRMVPMGQELTGDEIEAQLADILSQGGARGV; translated from the coding sequence ATGCACAGCACAGTCCAGGGCCAGGTGGTGATGCACCTCGTGGTCTCGAACGAGCTCTCCTTCCGCCTCCTGGTCGACCTGGAGTACGACCCGGCCGACCCGTTCGCGGTGCGCGTCACCTTCCACCTGCCCGGCGACGCCCCGGTCGCCTGGGTCTTCGCGCGCGAGCTGCTGCTCGACGGCATCAGCCGCCCGACCGGCGAGGGCGACGTGCACGTCCGCCCGGTGGGCGGCGAACTCGCCGACGTGCTGATCGTGTTGCGCTCCCCGGAGGGGGAGGCGCGGCTGCGCTCCGCCGCGCCCCCGCTGATCGCCTTCCTGACCAGGACGGACCGGATGGTGCCGATGGGTCAGGAGCTCACCGGGGACGAGATCGAGGCGCAGCTGGCCGACATCCTGAGCCAGGGCGGCGCGCGCGGGGTCTGA
- a CDS encoding alpha-ketoacid dehydrogenase subunit beta, with the protein MTTATALRTSTMAQALNLALKDEMRADPTVHVLGEDVGALGGVFRITDGLTAEFGEDRCLNTPLAEAGILGTAIGMAMYGLRPVVEMQFDAFAYPAMEQLVSHVAKMRNRTAGRLPLPITIRVPYGGGIGGVEHHSDSSEAYYASTPGLHVVTPATVEDAYGLLRASIASDDPVVFLEPKRLYWGKSEWDPSLAVPPIGKAALKRDGRSAVLITYGPSLPICLDAAEAAKAEGWDLAVLDLRTLVPFDEQTVCEVVRSIGRAVVVHEATGFGGPGAEIAARVTERCFHHLAAPVLRVTGFDIPFPPPMLEHHHLPGVDRILDAVARLQWEDGR; encoded by the coding sequence ATGACCACGGCCACCGCACTGCGCACCTCCACCATGGCCCAGGCGCTCAACCTGGCCCTCAAGGACGAGATGCGGGCCGACCCGACCGTGCACGTGCTCGGCGAGGACGTCGGCGCGCTCGGCGGCGTCTTCCGGATCACCGACGGCCTGACGGCCGAGTTCGGCGAGGACCGCTGCCTCAACACCCCGCTCGCCGAGGCGGGCATCCTCGGCACCGCGATCGGCATGGCGATGTACGGCCTGCGCCCGGTGGTGGAGATGCAGTTCGACGCCTTCGCCTACCCGGCGATGGAGCAGCTCGTCTCGCACGTCGCCAAGATGCGCAACCGCACGGCCGGCAGGCTGCCGCTGCCGATCACCATCCGCGTCCCCTACGGCGGCGGTATCGGCGGCGTCGAGCACCACAGCGACTCCTCCGAGGCGTACTACGCCTCCACCCCCGGCCTGCACGTGGTGACCCCGGCCACGGTCGAGGACGCCTACGGCCTGCTGCGCGCCTCGATCGCCTCCGACGACCCCGTGGTCTTCCTGGAGCCCAAGCGGCTCTACTGGGGCAAGAGCGAGTGGGACCCGTCGCTCGCGGTGCCGCCGATCGGCAAGGCCGCGCTGAAGCGGGACGGCCGCTCGGCGGTGCTGATCACCTACGGCCCCTCGCTGCCGATCTGCCTGGACGCGGCCGAGGCCGCCAAGGCCGAGGGCTGGGACCTCGCGGTGCTCGACCTGCGCACCCTGGTGCCCTTCGACGAGCAGACGGTCTGCGAGGTGGTCCGCTCGATCGGGCGGGCCGTGGTGGTGCACGAGGCCACCGGCTTCGGCGGCCCCGGTGCGGAGATCGCCGCCCGGGTCACCGAGCGCTGCTTCCACCACCTGGCCGCGCCGGTGCTGCGGGTCACGGGCTTCGACATCCCCTTCCCGCCGCCGATGCTGGAGCACCATCACCTGCCCGGGGTGGACCGGATCCTGGACGCCGTCGCCCGGCTCCAGTGGGAGGACGGACGATGA
- a CDS encoding globin domain-containing protein → MIEPEDEAPEAVEPGAGAARVEVAEAENPALAAELVVPPRPELPPVAHLRSVLHVQSVAQVMPMVPVVPVVQPVVALSQSAEPVGGVVERVAPGAQVPPAAPVQPMFPDAPGLNWAGPGDHWSRAWALGTVGETEVTPPAAPEPVAAVVEGGAPTARDIELIRASLAVVEPVADRATAHFYALIFLHHPEVRALFPAAMDVQRDRLFRALLAAARGADDLPALTEYLSALGRGHRKYGTLTGHYGPVGECLIAALERYCGSRWDAETELAWRRVYGLIAKVMSEAAEEAARVSPPWWQAEIVGHRLRTPEVVELTLRPDQAYPYRAGQHASVETPWWPRVWRQFSFATAPRPDGLLTFQVKAVPAGWVSNALVHRAAPGDVLRIGPAAGAMVVDHAGGEDLLCLGGGTGIAPIRALVEEVAEHGAGGRAVDVFYGARRRADLYELAELRRLATVHRWLSVRAMVSAEPVVTGEALVGELPEVIGGPGGAWRGRAAYLSGPAAMVRRAAGALLRAGVAPTAIHHDLVGELA, encoded by the coding sequence GTGATCGAGCCGGAGGACGAGGCGCCGGAGGCGGTGGAGCCGGGAGCCGGGGCCGCTCGGGTCGAGGTGGCAGAGGCGGAAAACCCGGCCCTGGCGGCCGAGTTGGTGGTGCCGCCCCGGCCGGAGCTGCCGCCGGTGGCGCACCTGCGGTCGGTGCTGCACGTGCAGTCGGTGGCTCAGGTGATGCCGATGGTACCGGTGGTGCCGGTGGTCCAGCCGGTGGTGGCCCTGTCGCAGTCGGCCGAACCGGTGGGCGGGGTCGTGGAGCGGGTGGCGCCGGGTGCACAGGTGCCCCCGGCGGCGCCGGTCCAGCCGATGTTCCCCGATGCGCCGGGGCTCAACTGGGCCGGGCCCGGGGATCATTGGAGCCGGGCCTGGGCGCTCGGAACGGTCGGGGAGACCGAGGTGACACCGCCGGCCGCACCCGAGCCGGTGGCGGCCGTGGTCGAGGGCGGGGCGCCGACGGCGCGGGACATCGAGTTGATCCGGGCCAGCCTGGCGGTGGTGGAACCGGTGGCGGACCGGGCCACCGCGCACTTCTACGCGCTGATCTTCCTGCACCACCCCGAGGTGCGGGCGCTCTTCCCGGCCGCGATGGACGTACAGCGCGACCGGCTGTTCCGGGCGCTGCTCGCGGCGGCTCGGGGCGCCGACGACCTGCCGGCGCTCACCGAGTACCTCTCCGCGCTCGGCCGGGGGCACCGGAAGTACGGCACGCTGACCGGCCACTACGGCCCGGTCGGCGAGTGCCTGATCGCCGCGCTGGAACGTTACTGCGGCAGCCGCTGGGACGCCGAGACCGAGCTGGCCTGGCGCCGGGTGTACGGGCTGATCGCCAAGGTGATGAGCGAGGCGGCGGAGGAGGCGGCCCGGGTCTCGCCGCCCTGGTGGCAGGCGGAGATCGTCGGGCACCGGCTGCGCACCCCGGAGGTGGTCGAGCTGACGCTGCGGCCGGACCAGGCGTACCCGTACCGGGCCGGCCAGCACGCCTCGGTGGAGACGCCCTGGTGGCCCCGGGTCTGGCGGCAGTTCTCCTTCGCCACCGCCCCGCGCCCGGACGGCCTGCTCACCTTCCAGGTCAAGGCGGTGCCGGCGGGCTGGGTGAGCAATGCGCTGGTGCACCGGGCCGCGCCCGGGGACGTGCTGCGGATCGGGCCCGCCGCCGGGGCGATGGTGGTGGACCACGCGGGCGGGGAGGACCTGCTCTGCCTGGGCGGCGGCACCGGCATAGCGCCGATCCGGGCCCTGGTCGAGGAGGTGGCCGAGCACGGCGCGGGCGGCCGGGCGGTGGACGTGTTCTACGGCGCGCGGCGGCGCGCGGACCTCTACGAGCTGGCGGAGCTGCGGCGACTGGCGACCGTGCACCGGTGGCTCTCGGTGCGGGCGATGGTCTCGGCGGAGCCGGTGGTCACCGGGGAAGCGCTGGTGGGCGAGCTGCCCGAGGTGATCGGCGGGCCGGGCGGGGCGTGGCGCGGCCGGGCGGCGTACCTGAGCGGGCCCGCCGCGATGGTGCGGCGGGCCGCGGGGGCGCTGCTGCGGGCCGGGGTGGCGCCCACGGCGATCCACCACGACCTGGTGGGCGAGCTGGCCTGA
- a CDS encoding dihydrolipoamide acetyltransferase family protein: MPVVREFKLPDLGEGLTGAEVVRWMVEVGEVIAIDQPVVEVETAKAVVEVPCPYGGVVTALYGAEGEEIAVGAPLITVAVAPAEGAEALVAAEAAAAAAVAAERPLVGYGVAEPAKGGRRARVGVAPVTAAAPAPAAALTLVPAPVAVAAPVAPVPVVVPVISPLVRRLAREQGVDLTALTGSGPDGLIMRADVERAVAAKVTAPAAAASATAAASAAASAEGVIPLRGLRKAVAEKLSRSHREIPAATCWVDADATELMALRRQLNATPGPKVSVLALLAKICTVALDRFPELNSSVTEDGSGIIRHSVVHLGFAAQGERGLVVPVVRDAHLRSTDQLGEELGRLTEGARTGALKPAELTGGTFTLNNYGVFGVDGSTPILNHPEAAMLGVGRIVAKPWVHQGELAVRQVTQLSFTFDHRVCDGGTAGGFLRFVADCVEQPGMLLRQL, translated from the coding sequence ATGCCGGTGGTGCGGGAGTTCAAGCTGCCCGATCTCGGTGAGGGGCTCACCGGGGCCGAGGTGGTCCGCTGGATGGTCGAGGTCGGCGAGGTCATCGCGATCGACCAGCCGGTGGTCGAGGTGGAGACCGCCAAGGCCGTGGTGGAGGTGCCCTGCCCGTACGGCGGCGTGGTCACCGCCCTCTACGGCGCGGAGGGCGAGGAGATCGCCGTCGGCGCCCCGCTGATCACCGTCGCGGTGGCGCCGGCGGAGGGTGCCGAGGCACTGGTGGCCGCGGAGGCGGCGGCCGCCGCCGCGGTGGCCGCCGAGCGGCCGCTGGTCGGGTACGGCGTGGCCGAGCCCGCCAAGGGCGGGCGGCGGGCGAGGGTCGGGGTCGCTCCGGTCACTGCTGCTGCTCCGGCTCCGGCTGCTGCTCTGACTCTGGTTCCGGCTCCGGTTGCCGTGGCTGCTCCGGTGGCGCCCGTCCCGGTCGTGGTGCCGGTGATCTCGCCGCTGGTGCGGCGGTTGGCCCGGGAGCAGGGCGTCGACCTGACCGCGCTGACCGGCAGCGGGCCGGACGGGCTGATCATGCGGGCGGACGTGGAACGGGCGGTCGCGGCGAAGGTGACCGCTCCGGCCGCTGCGGCTTCCGCTACCGCTGCGGCTTCGGCTGCGGCTTCGGCCGAGGGGGTCATCCCGCTGCGCGGGCTGCGCAAGGCGGTGGCCGAGAAGCTCAGCCGCAGCCACCGGGAGATCCCGGCCGCGACCTGCTGGGTGGACGCCGATGCCACCGAACTGATGGCGCTGCGCCGGCAGTTGAATGCCACCCCGGGGCCCAAGGTGAGCGTGCTCGCGCTGCTCGCCAAGATCTGCACGGTCGCGCTGGACCGCTTCCCGGAGCTCAACTCCAGTGTCACCGAGGACGGTTCGGGGATCATCCGGCACTCCGTGGTGCACCTGGGCTTCGCCGCCCAGGGCGAGCGCGGCCTGGTCGTCCCGGTGGTCCGGGACGCGCACCTGCGCAGCACCGACCAACTCGGCGAGGAGCTGGGAAGGTTGACCGAGGGTGCCCGGACCGGCGCGCTCAAGCCGGCCGAGCTGACCGGCGGCACCTTCACCCTCAACAACTACGGCGTCTTCGGTGTGGACGGCTCCACCCCGATCCTCAACCACCCCGAGGCCGCCATGCTCGGCGTCGGCCGGATCGTGGCCAAGCCCTGGGTGCACCAGGGCGAGTTGGCCGTCCGCCAGGTCACCCAGCTCTCATTCACCTTCGACCACCGCGTCTGCGACGGCGGCACGGCCGGCGGCTTCCTCCGCTTCGTCGCCGACTGCGTCGAGCAGCCCGGCATGCTCCTGCGCCAGCTCTGA
- a CDS encoding IclR family transcriptional regulator: MERTGRAEAAEPEGGAARNIRGVRPPDRPAARAVTRRTGRPPTLIASVQRALRLLEAVGEQQRGATAKQLARTAGLPLGTTYHLLRTLAHEGYLRRLDGKFYFGAAVDAIGRAEDRHAWQDGLRQRMALLGEELGAAVYYAVYQDGEVRVVDVATGPARPAVAEWADFRATAHAHAIGLCLLSQLGEEGRRDHLARHPPQDLTPATLTDRAALLRRLAAVEPTRPVLERQEYQLGTVCAAVPITVGAAVATMALSLPVAEAARLPAAAERLRGLVGAMTPSFVR; encoded by the coding sequence ATGGAACGCACGGGTCGGGCCGAAGCCGCGGAGCCGGAGGGCGGCGCGGCGAGGAACATACGGGGCGTCAGACCCCCGGACCGGCCCGCCGCCCGGGCGGTGACCAGGCGGACCGGCCGGCCGCCCACCCTGATCGCCTCGGTGCAGCGGGCCCTGCGGCTGCTGGAGGCGGTCGGCGAGCAGCAGCGCGGGGCGACGGCCAAGCAGCTGGCCCGCACGGCCGGGCTGCCGCTGGGCACCACGTACCACTTGCTGCGCACCCTCGCCCACGAGGGCTACCTGCGGCGGCTGGACGGCAAGTTCTACTTCGGCGCGGCCGTGGACGCCATCGGCCGGGCCGAGGACCGGCACGCCTGGCAGGACGGTCTGCGGCAGCGGATGGCGCTGCTGGGCGAGGAGTTGGGTGCGGCGGTGTACTACGCGGTCTACCAGGACGGCGAGGTGCGGGTGGTGGACGTGGCGACCGGCCCGGCCCGGCCGGCGGTGGCGGAGTGGGCCGACTTCCGGGCCACCGCGCACGCGCACGCCATCGGGCTCTGCCTGCTCTCGCAGTTGGGCGAGGAGGGCCGGCGCGACCACCTGGCCCGCCACCCGCCGCAGGACCTCACCCCGGCCACCCTCACCGACCGGGCGGCGCTGCTGCGCCGGCTGGCCGCGGTGGAGCCGACCCGCCCGGTGCTCGAGCGGCAGGAGTACCAACTCGGCACGGTCTGCGCGGCGGTGCCGATCACCGTCGGGGCGGCGGTGGCGACCATGGCGCTCTCGCTCCCGGTGGCCGAGGCGGCCCGGCTGCCGGCCGCCGCCGAGCGGCTGCGCGGACTGGTCGGGGCGATGACCCCCTCGTTCGTCCGGTAA